Below is a genomic region from Kribbella qitaiheensis.
CTGCAGCGAGCGCGGGTACGCCGATGCCCGGTCGGTGCTCTTTACCGAGGCCGTACGGCGTGGGTTGGCGCAGGCGTCGCCTGGTACGGCGGTCGACCTCGGGTCGGAGCAGCGGTACTTCCTTCGCATCCTCGGTGACCCCAGTGGTGATGGGCCGTGGGCCTGGCGGATCAACGGGCATCACCTCGCGCTGCACGTGACGGTGGTCGACGGCGCGGTCGGGTTCACCCCGCAGTTCTTCGGCGCCGAGCCCGCGAAGGTGCAGTCCGGACCGCACGAGGGTTTCCGGGCGCTGCCTGTCGAGCAGGATCTCGGCTTCGGCCTGCTTCATTCGTTGGAGCCGGATCAACGGGCGATCGCCGTCGTGTCGGACGAGGCGCCGGGCGACATCCTGACCCGCTACGACCCGATCGCGGATCCTTCTGTACTACGGCGCGGTCTGCCGTACGGCGACATGGATGGCGGGCAGCAGGCGCTTCTCAGTCGACTCGTCGGCCAGTACGTCGGGCGCGCGGCCGAACCGATCGGGCAGCGCACCTGGAAGGAGATCACCGACCACGGCATCGAGCACCTGACTTTCGCCTGGGCGGGCGGCTCCGAACCCGGCACCGGCCATTACTACTCGATCGCGGGTCCGACGTTCTTGGCGGAGTACGACAACACCCAGAACGACGCCAACCACATCCACTCAGTCTGGCGAGACCTCCAAAACGACTGGGGACGAGACCTCCTGGCAGAGCACTACGCCTCTCACGGGTAGAGAGCCCCCACACCGCGCCAACGCTCGCCCCACCCACCCGGGTCGCGGGCTCCTACGTCGCCCACTCATAAATGCGGGTGGTTCCGGCCAGGGCCTGATCGGCAGGTGGCTGTGGTGCCGACCGGGTTGGACTGCGCTCCTGCGTCGCTTGTCCCGTCGGCTGTCGCCTACCCTGTCGCGGGCTCCTTCGGCGCCCTGCTCGACGAATGCGACGTGGCGCCGGGTAGACCCGATCGGCAGTTGACTGCGGATGCCATATCCGGTCGGCTGGGCGGTTCGCGGTTGGTTGACGGAGAGCTGAAGGCGCTCGCCGACGTCGAGGTGTTCGGTCCGATCCTCCAGCGGCCCACCTCTGTGCATCGGCTGAGCACCTCAGCCGGGTGAAGTGCCCATTTGGTGCACAGAGGTAATTGACGATGGGCTGAACCCTGGTCCGCAATTCCGCTAGATCTGTCCTGCCCGCCTTTGCGCTCCGGCTAAGCACCTCGGCTGGGTGGGGTGCTCGTCTCGTGCACAGAGGCGGTCGATGGCGAATCGCAGACACCGTCGCCCCGACGACACCCGTCGGCACGGCGCACCCGCTTTAGTCGAGCGGGCGGCGGACGAGCCCGCGACCCGGGCGGGTGGGCGAGCACCGGACCGAACGACGGAGGAGTGGGCGTCGGCGCGAAGACGGGGCCTTCCTCACACCCCGCCGATCCATCCGCCCCGGTCAGCTAGAGTCATCGCGTTAGCGACGGTTGTGCAGGAACCCGGTGTGAGTCCGGGGCGGTCCCGCCACTGTGACCACCTCTTCGTGGGAGTCAGGAACTGCTGCCGTCGTACCTGCCACCTGGGGCGTGGACACCCCGAGGAAGGACCGGCCGCGCTTGCCCGCGAACGCGAATCTGTTGCTGTTGTCGACCGCCGATACCGATCTGCTCGCCGCCTCACAGGCCGCCGTCGGTTGGCGGGTCGCGAACCCGGCTCGCGTCGACCTCGCGGACCTGCCCGGAATGCTTGACGGCGTCGAGGTCGTAGTGGTCCGCCTGCTGGGCGGTCGCCGCGCCTGGGAGGAGGGTCTCGACGCTGTCATCTCTGCCGGTATCCCGACCGTCGTGCTGTCCGGCGAGGCCGCTCCCGACGCCGAGTTGATGTCGCTCTCGACGGTGCCTGCCGGTGCCGTCACCGAGGCGCTCGCATACTTGCGCGAGGGCGGTTCGAAGAACCTGGCGAACCTGGCAGGCTTCCTGCGCGACACCCTGCTGCTGACCGGCGACGAGTTCGATCCGCCGTACGCGCTCCCGACGTACGGCGTACGCGCGGGCCGCACCGTCGTCGAGGACAGCCGGCCCGTCGTCGGCATCGTCTACTACCGGGCGCACGAGATCTCCGGCAACACCGCTTTCGTCGACGCGCTGGCTGATGCCGTCGAGAGTGCCGGCGCGCAGGCACTACCCGTGTACTGCGGGACGCTCCGCGGCCTGGACCCGTCGAGTACTGAGAACGCCGAACTCTTCGAGCTGCTCCGCAAAGCAGACGTACTCGTCACCACCCTGCTCGCCGCCGGCGGCACAGTCGCTGCGGATGCAAGCGCCGGAGGTGACGATTCCTGGGACGCCGGAGCGCTCGCCTCACTCGACATCCCGCTGATCCAGGGCCTCGCGCTGACCTCCACGCGCGAGCAGTGGCTGGACAGCGACGCCGCGATCAGCCCGTTGGACGCCGCGACCCAGGTCGCGATCCCGGAGTTCGACGGCCGTCTCATCACGATCCCGTTCTCCTTCAAGGCGTACGACGCCGAGGGGGTCGCCAGTTACGCGCCGGATCTCGAGCGCTGCGCGCGACTCGCCGGGATCGCCACAGCGCAGGCCAAGCTCCGCCACGTGGAGCCGAAGGACAAGAAGCTCGCGCTCGTACTGTCGTCGTACCCGACCAAGCACGCCCGCATCGGCAACGCGGTCGGCCTGGACACCCCTGCTTCGGCGGTGGTCCTCCTCGGCCAACTCCAAGCAGCCGGCTACGACCTCGGACCGGATCTCAACCTCGACGACCTGCAGGGCGCCGAAGGTGCGGACGGCCTGATCCACCGGCTGATCGCGGCCGGTGGGCACGACGTCGACTGGCTTACCGACGAGCAATTGTCTAGCGCGGTCGCCAAGATCCCGCTGTCCACCTACGCGAAGTGGTTCGGCGCCGTACCGGAATCGTTGCAAGAGGCAATGACCGGGGCGTGGGGAGAAGCGCCGGGAAGCCTGTACGTCGATCAGTCGGGCGCCGAGCCCGCGATCGCCCTGGCCGCCTTGCGATTCGGCAACGTCGTACTGATGATCCAGCCGCCGCGCGGTTTCGGCGAGAATCCGGTCGCGATCTACCACGACCCGGACATGGCGCCGTCGCACCATTACCTGGCGGCGTACCGGTGGCTCGAGGCTTCGCCGG
It encodes:
- a CDS encoding DUF3500 domain-containing protein; the encoded protein is MVVEQTRAAALELLAALSPEQRSQFTVPFDTPDHQVWTYLPGDRPGVTLGSLDVGQRALAMRLLEIGCSERGYADARSVLFTEAVRRGLAQASPGTAVDLGSEQRYFLRILGDPSGDGPWAWRINGHHLALHVTVVDGAVGFTPQFFGAEPAKVQSGPHEGFRALPVEQDLGFGLLHSLEPDQRAIAVVSDEAPGDILTRYDPIADPSVLRRGLPYGDMDGGQQALLSRLVGQYVGRAAEPIGQRTWKEITDHGIEHLTFAWAGGSEPGTGHYYSIAGPTFLAEYDNTQNDANHIHSVWRDLQNDWGRDLLAEHYASHG